TTTCTTGCCAAGGAGGCCCCGATTTATCAAACAGGTTGTAAGTTAGTTCTGGCTTGTGCGTTGTGCCAGATGGTTTGTGCGGCTTGTTTGAGGGTTCTTTTGGTTAGGAGGAAtaagaggagggaggagaggatgcGGTCTGATCCTGGTTTGGATGGGCAGGGTGAGAGTGATGTTATGGCTGATTTGACAGATTTTGaggtatgttctcttttccttttcctttcctttcctttctttgaagaaaaaggaatttTGGGTGGATTGCTAACTGGCTGGTTGGTAGAATCCGAGGTTTCGGTATGTTCTGTGAATGCCCTACATGTGGGTGGATTCTATAGCAATTTATACTTGGGTAGCTAATGCAGTTACGTTCATATTTATTACTGTAGGTATAATAAAGAAGCATCTATTGACCGTTTAAAACATCTCATATGTACACGAGCGAAACGATGCACACATAACaaaatggaaagaagaaagagaaataaccAAACCAAGTAACCCGAAAATAAAAAACGGAGTATGTAAAATGAAAAGCATGTACAATCATGCTCCAATAAACTTGACCGTCATGTCCTGATCCCCCGTAACCTCAGTTTGAGTAAGCACCTTATTGTTCTGCTTCAGCTCAATAACCTCTCCCCCCTTCAACCCAAACTTGGCATTTCCGGCTTCAGCCTGCGCACCGCTGAACTCCACCTCCCCAAAGTTAGCCAAGACGACCATCGTATCGCCCGACTGGAAGTCTTCCACAATCCACTCTGCATTCTGGCCGGCCAAGGTAGCCGTCGGCTCAGGAGCAGTGACAGTCTGCGACACCGTCTGACCGGTGGATTTATTCTCTATAATAGCGATACCCTCGCTCGGGGAATTGGATCGAACGGTAGAGACGATAGTATCGCCTGCGTTGACCTCAATGTTCGGGAAATTGGTCGCATAGGCCGGATACCATTCGAACCAGGCGTGGTTTTGCTGCGTAGGATCGGAGTAAAAGTCCACGCCGGCCTGCAGGATAGCCCCGGCGTAGGTGTCTCCGTCGATGCCAACCCAGACGGAACCTGCTTGGACTCCGTTTTGGTTGGCGACGGCGGTCGCGCTGGGGACTGTGAATGTTGCCGAGACGGCGGTGTAGGGGCCTTCGGGGGGTGCTTGCTCGCGTACTACCCCGGCCCAGTTGTTGCTGTATTGGACGGCGGCGCCCGCTACCCTGGCTTCTGAGTCTGTGGCAGAGCCTTCGCCTTGCAGGGGGAGGGTTAGGTGGTCTAGTGATCTGTGGCGCATGCGTTGGGCGAGAGTGCTGCCTGGGGCGGCTAGAGCTCCGCTGATGAGGGCAGCGGTGAGATAGGCGTGAGTGGGCTTCATGGTGTATGGGAGATTGTTCGATCAAGAGATGATAGTTGTTTCGTGGTAACAGCTGTGGATAAACGGATTACTAGACAGAGAAGGCCGGTATAATGAGGTGATCTTATAGCTCTGTGCTACAAGATGAGTTAGGCCGGATTGGGGAATCTGGGCAGCTATATCTCCTGATCTCGTCCTGATCTTAGAGTTGCACGAGGCATGGCCATCGGGTCGGGTTGTGGAGAATCATGGCACATGGAGTTTCGCATCTGTCGCTTCAGCTTCCCGCGTGCCTGCTTTAGGCAGGTTTGCAGTGACCAATACTCTGAAACAGGACAGCTAACAGACAAACATTCCGAAATTAAGCATAGATCAGCCACTTGACCTACACGGATCGCGTTTTGTTGATCGTGTGCAATTCAGGGAGTGTAGATCATAATTCACTGGCGAGATTAAACCTCGGCTCTCGACGATCATTGTTGGCTAATTGGTATCGCAGTTGCCGCCAACGGAAGTATACTCACAGCATCGAAGTTTACTCCAACTCTGAGGCGTACTAAGGGCTCAAGCAAGCCACGCCGAGCCTGACACATACGGCTCCGGGACCCAGGCACGTCAGCATGCAATCGAGTATCAAGCGACAGTGACGCAATATTGTTTACGTGTCCAATCACAGGGAAGGCACAAAACTGTTATTATTAGCAGCAACATATTTGCGTATGTAATTCGCTCGGTTATCAAGGAGGATGGACAATAAGGGATAGTGTGCATTCCTCAGCTCCACATTCCGGCCATTGGCACTCGCCCACTGGAATGCTCCTTGTCCGCGTGGCTACCGCAAGCAATGAACCGCTGGCTGAGGACGGTTAAATCCGCGCGTCTCCAAACTCCCTCTCTCTTTGGTACGGACCCTGCCGCGGATCGGCTTACTATCCCAACATGTGTGACAAGGGTTTGAAGGAGAGAAGGTTCGTTAAAACAATCTTTGTCGTCATACTCCCACGTAAACGGTTTAGGTTTCACAGTAAGTTTATAAAAGCGAGGTCAGCCTGCCAAGGCGCCGGTAGAGGGCTTTTGACCACGCTGGTGACATGCATGACGACTGGAAGCAGTAAACAGGATTCGCCATTGTATGAGGCAGGAGCACGTGCTCCACAGTGAGGATTTGCAAAGGAGCGCGAGTTAAACCGGCACACTCATCTCGTGACGTCCATGATTGTCCTCTTACACACCAACTGATCACATAGGAAGTGTgcgcatctcctccaacgtcCAGTACTTTCGCATATTCTCCGCACCAAGAGTCCgaacctcttcatccagatgcGTCCACAATACTTCCCCAAACGCGTCCATTAGTCGTTTCATCTCTGTCAGTTCAAGGTCTTCCTCGCCGGAGCGGCATTTCTCTAAGTACTGTTCAAGTTCGTCCAGTCCACGATGTATTTTCTTATGTTGTGCCAATAGAGTCTTCTTCTGTCGGAACTCTGGCATCTTTCGAGCTAGCACAGGAAATatatgctcttcttcaataCTGTGGTGGAAGTCAAGCTGAGAGCAGAAACGCAGTCCAGTGAGTATCAGTTGTTTGGGCTTTAATCCGCTGGACCGCTTTCCATTGGTTTCGCATGCGTTCTGGAGATCCTTCCAAGACAGGCGAAAATGGTTGTGCTGGTGCCGTTAGTAACGATCAATCAATTATCATTCGATTAAGACCTTAGTTGCCATAAACAGGCATGAAGAACATACAAATCCATCCATCTGTGCCGCCATACGATTATAGACGCCAAAGTCTTtcagagaaagagggggcAACTTCTGTTCTTCACTCCCACTCTCATTGGGAGCCGCAGCAGCTTCATTCTCTTGTGTCATTGTTGTTATGTGAAAGCGGGGTGTAGCTGAAAATATGCGACGGACTGCAGGTCCTGCACCGAAAGATTTCCAGATCGTGCTCGGGAGACGTACGACCATTTGACAAATTTGGAGACCACCAAGCCTTCGTCAAAGATACGCGAATCAACTAACAATTCTTCTGAGAATAATAAGCCCAAGCACATCGGATGCTGTAAGAAAATCCATTGCCGAAGTCTGGAGCAAATCAGGAGTCGGCAATTTGTCCGCACACGCTAGCTTCATTTGGCACTCCATAGTCCACTTCAGGACTAGCGGGTGGCCGTGCGGAAGAAGTTCGGGGGAAATCCCGTGATTCGTTTCAATTGGGCCAAGTGACATCACTGATAACTGTAGCGTTAGGGTTGATTCTGTACTAAGTTTCAACTTTGGATTATTAATTCAAGAGGAAAAGTCGGTGGGGTAATTCTTTAGTAGTGACTCGAACATAAAAGGTCTTTGGATTTAGTATTGTTGCTCTGGTGAATCGTTTAGGAAAGAAGTCATACAAACCCTTTTTGTTCTAGACTGAACGATATATatctcagcatcatcaaaaTGTCGTTGCGCGGAAAGAATGTGCTTCTCGTATGTCGCTTCTGCATATGACACAAGAATTTGTCGCATGCTAAACAAAGACTATAGACAGGCGCCTCCATGGGCATTGGACAAGCCATCGCTTCTGCTCTGGTTGAAGCTGGGGCAAATGTGATTCTATTTTCACGTTCCGAGGTAAAACATCATGATACTCCGCGCTTCAAGTACACTAGCCAACGTTGCATGTAGAACAAGCTGGCACATCTCAAAGAGAAGCTGTTGGCGACATCAGATGTTAAAGTCACATATGGAACCGTGGACGTCGGGGACTATGCCAGCGTCGAAGCAGCAGTGTCCTCAGCAATCGAAGAGATTGGAGATATCGATATTCTCATCAATAACGTGAGCTCCCAATGTCCCCTCTATTGAACCAGCATATAACAAGCATCGTACAGGCGGGTCTTGCCCTCGGCGCTCCGAGCCCATTCCCGGAGTTAAAAGTTTCAGACATCCTAACGATGAACAACACCAATATCAACGGGTACATGTTCATGGCTCATGCCGTACTGAATCAATCCATGCTTCGGCGGAAAGCAGGGACTATTTTAAACATTACCTCGGTGACAGGCTTGGAGGTTCCCCCATTTCCAGGCGAAGCCGTGTATCATGCCAACAAGGCGTGTCAAGAGGCCTTCACCAACGCTTTACGGAATGAGCTGAGTGGCACGGATATACGCGTGCTCGCACTGCGACCGGGATGTGTCGCGACGAATTTCCATTCGTTGCGCGTGGGTCATGACAAGGAGATGTATGATTCCTTCTTTGAAGGATATGAGTATGTGTTGTCTCTTACCTGTTGTTTTGAACGGCGCTTACTCTGATGTGATAGGCCACTCGTGGCGCCAGACATTGCACAGGCAGCCGTTTATATGCTCCAACAGCCACCGAATCTGTCCGTAAAGGCGTTGGATATTGTTCCTTCAGGTATGTTTACCTTGGCATTATATCGAAAAGCCTGGTTTTGAAATAGGGTAACTGATGTTTTCATGATAGCACAACGCTCGTTGAATGTGTTTGACCGATCGTGGAATGAGCGGAGAAAAGACCAATGAAGAGACGATGGCAGATGATGGTCAGATTAAATTTGCGGAGTTATCGGACGCCAACACATTGTTGGGTACCAATCTTTGCATGTACATAGAATTCCTCGACTGAAGACAAGATAAGATGACGAGCTAGTACCGGACGAACCCGCGAACAAAACCATAGCAGTAAGAATGCAATGATTTGTTCAGGAAGGACAAACATCCAATAGTTTCTGGTTATGTAGCGAGACAGGCCAAATGGCTAGTGAATTTGCTACGAGAAGAGAATCTTGAAGATTTTTGTATAAAAGTAAGCATTTAATCCTGATTTCCACAAACGAAATGGCTTAGTTAGATTGGCACGGAAACACAAGCCCTCGCCTTCTGAGAACTAAAAGTGCAGTTCGTGTAGTTACGGCATAATTTGATCGCGTTCTCgtggaaaaagaaaagccattgGCTCTTGGCAATGGGCCATTGTTTCAAAGGCCAATCTGATTGCCTGCCACATGTTGGCGAGACCCACTGGCCCATTATCCGGCAACTCCGCCTCATTAATGAGTTGACTCTCTGTACCGAGTAGGGTTGTGCTTCTCACATGGGCCATCAAGATGCCGCCTCGGAGATCCCATAAGAAGTCACGCACTGGCTGCATCCAGTGTAAAAAGAGACGAGTAAAGGTGAGTCAGGTTCAGTAATTTAGTCCAGTCCAACAgttccatttcatcatctgtttctttgtatttgtttatttgtaTCTTCGCGCTTTTATCTTTCCTTACCCAGGCTTCTCTAAACCTCAGTAATAAGGGTCCTTGTTATGGAGCAATTTGGGATGTGTATCGTATTAAACAGGGACTACAACCGTCATTCTGCGTTGTATTGGAATAGGACTACTGCTATATGCAGCTGAATTCACCAATCCCTCTACATATGATCGATACAAATATCGATGTGCATGAGCCCTATCTAACCACCTCGTAGTGTGACGAGCGCGGCCCACCTTGCAGTAACTGCACAACTCGTGGGATAGAATGCGCCTATTCCAGTACACCCGCTGGGGCCCTCATGCCAAACACAGTGTCAGCGAGCCCTAGCTCTCCGCAGGTGTCCATAAGCCCAAACGCCATTCCCAGTCAATCACCACCAGTCACCACACACTACGATCTCCGCTCATTAGAGCTCATGCACAAATTCTCAACAGAGACCTATTACAGTCTCTCCAGCGACGCCTTAGACCACCGAGTATGGCAAACCACCATGCCTCGCAAAGCACTTGAATTCGACTTCCTTCTAGACGGCATCCTATCAATTGCTTCACTGCACACCGCGGCAACAAAACCCCCCCTAGAAGCACGTTCATACATTGACACGGCACTAGAATACCAGAACCGAGCATTGACGCCCTTCCGACATGCTCTTAACAACATCTCGCCGGCGAACTGTGATGCCATCTATGCCTACTccctcatcaccatcgccaGTCGTATAGCAATGCCCCATTTAGCAATAGGGGATAACGAAGGTCCGAACATGATTGAAAACATCCTCCACGTCTTCGAGTTACTGCAAGGGACCACCGAGATCTCGAAAATGACTCGCGCATGGTCGTCGCAGAGTTCTTTCCCGACAGTTGGGGATTACTGGGCCCCAGCTGCCAAATGTCTGGATAgtgaaacagaagaagccTTCAGCCGTTTAACGGCGATAAATAATCAGAAGAATAGCACTCTACCAGAAGAACATCTTATTACTGATGAGGCGATAGATCTGCTGCGGCGGTGCTTTTGTCGGTACAGCACTATGAAAGATCCGGGCTCGGTTGTTACTTGGCTAGCTGTGGTTAATAGAAGATTCGTTGATATGCTTAGGGGTCTGGAGCCTCTTTCGTTGCTTATCCTCGGGCATTGGGGAGTTTTACTCGGTCAGCTTGATGGCAAGATTTGGTGGGCTTCAAACTCGGGGAGGGCTTTGGTCACGGACATATTGGGTGTTTGTAGGAAGGGTGTTGTTGAGTATGGGGATGCTTGGTTGTGGCCGAAGCGGGAGTTGCGTTTATGATCATTCTGGTAATagggttgaagatctttTTAAAAGGGTTATGACTATTCTATTGGCTTGTTTATTGCCGTTTGCTAGCACTTTTTAGATGTTCGTGGATTCATATATCGCGCCGTCTCCCGATTTGGGATGGTACTCAGGAGACGGTGGTCCTGCGGAAGTATATAATTAACAACGTACATTGCTATTCACAGAGTATATAGTATAAGAGTTGTTTAATATTTTTACAGGATTACTGAAATCATTCCATCTCATGAAATTGCGTGTTGTCTGCAGTTATAACAAGGAAAGGACTTTATGAGCTGGTGGTCAGAATATTCTTGCCACGGGTTGAGCTTGACATTACTCCTTACAGCAAAAGAATTAGTTGGGGGCTTAGTAtaagacagaaagaaaggaaaaggagaaagctTGCAGGCAACGACCTCCAACCAAAGATATAAACACCATCGGAAAACCCGATATCGTCGGTAAGCAGCCGATAACATCGGTACGCCCCCGACGAACTCCACAATACACATAAAAGCCCACCATTCTTGTGTTCATAACGATTTGTCACTTATGACTCCACTGAACTGCTACTGTTAGCACTGTTTCAGCTTGATACAAGAGATGAGGCTATGTAGCGCTCATATCACTTCGACGTGAAACCCGGCAGTGCGGAAGGTTACAACTCAGTTACCGCTTTGGGACGAGATCTACTCCAATAGAGTAAGGGTCAATCAGCCAATGGTGTTTGGATTCCCTCAGGAGACGGAAATATGAGAAATCCAAGAGACCCAGATCACTTGGTGTGGTGGTTCTGATCAGCAATGTGAATGACATATATGGTAATGCTAATATCCGGCAACCACGGAATGACTGTCGCCTATCAAGGGGATCAACATGACTAAATAGTTCATTCTTCCCAAGCCGTCATCCATGGGGGCTGTGATATGTGATGAAACTGCACTTAGAAGCCTCTACCCTGCGTAGTTCGTAGGGGTCGCGACAGGGATAGCCAGGCACAACACCGACTAGACCCGCCAAGCAGGATGTACAAAGAGTGTATCCATTTATTAGCGCGGTAGGAGCAGAAGTCCAAGCACGAGAAGCTTTTTAGAGAAGCTGTCAATGTACTTATCTGGACTAGCTATATCCGGGGAAACAGTCGAAGGGTTCATCATCGTTCGAAAGACATGGCACTCGGTGATCGGAGGGCGGGAGGAAATTACCAACCGTTGGATAAGTGATCAACACTAAAAATACCTCGTCCGAGGCACTGACGTGGGGGCCAAACCGAGCCCTAACTGGGTAGCCGCTTTTATTCTTAAGAGGTGGAAGTAATGTACACTCAAGATGCCGATTGGATCTCCTCTATTCTTGTAGCTAGGGAGGGATAGTGTTGTCATAATTCCTGTATTACAATGTCATTAGCTTCAAATAAATGTGGAGCGTTATGATCCAGAGCGACCCAGTAAAGCACACTGTCAGCCCCTCCATGTCCGCGACTAccaagaagccaagagcCTCGGTCCTTGGGGTCTCCTTTCTGAATGGCCACAGGATGATGGCTGCCTACAATGTAGCGTGAGACCCCTGTCTTTCATTTCCACTGGCCCGATCGACAGGGTACAGACATTGCCCCAATTCTCAGTCTCACGAGAATGGAACGGACCGACAGCAATTCATGTGTATCAATCAATTACAAGGCTATATCATCCGTGGTTACATGGTCTATGCCCTAATGTATCTACGCTACCAAATCAGGAAACGTTGAACACTAGGGTCTAATCCTACAGGGTCTCATTAAGCAAGTGCACTGCCTTCCCAGAGACATACATTAGGTTCTGCAGGAACAGCTGGTCAACTTTTAATCAAAGTCCAGTATGTAAAAAGAGTGCTTCTCTCGTTTATTGTTTCAATGCCTCCGCCTATGTTACCTTCAAAATGTGGTCATACTTCTGGCATATTGCATTTACAGCGTTGCTGACGCTAGGACGGCTTACCGCAGGCATTCAGCTTGATATCAATGATCCGAGTATTTCCGCTCTCGTTTGGTAGAAGATTGATCCTGCAACTCTAACAATAAATAGATTCGATCAAAGATGCCGCCGCAACCGCCGCCTACGGGATGATGACCTATTATCACGGCAACGAATCCGGTCAAATTCCAGGGAAGCTTCCGGGCACATGGTGGACGGGTGGTGAGGTATTCATGGCACTGGTGCAGTACTGGTACTGGACAGGAGATACCTCATACAACGATGTTACCAAACAAGCCTTGATCTGGCAAAAAGGCCACAATGACTATCTACCGGACAATTATACCCAAGATTTGGGCAACGACGATCAGGTATTCTGGGGTCTCGCCGCGATGACTGCCGCCGAATTGAATTTccccgaagatgaagaggtgTCGTGGCTCGCACTGGCGCAAGGAGTGTTTAACACTCAGGCGGAGAAATGGGACCCGGATACTTGCCATGGTGGCCTGCGGTGGCAGAGAAATTCGTGGAATGGAGGGTACGATCTTAAGAATTCCGTCTCCAACGGAGGGTTCTTCCAGCTCGCTGCTCGTCTTGCACGATATACCAAGAATGAAACTTATACTGAGTGGGCAGAGAAGGCGTTCACCTGGGCCACATCTGTTCCTTTGATCATCGAGAAAGGGTGGACTATCAATGATCTGGTTACGGTGGAATCGAATTGCCAGGCACCTAACCAGATGCAATGGTCTTACAATTATGGCATCTACTTTAATGGTGCTGCGTACATGTATAACTTGGTACGGATGGCCAGCGATACTCAACCCCTAGGTACCACACCGATATAGCCTTGAAATGTGTGCTGACATATTGCACAGACCAATGGCGATACGAAATGGAAAAATGTCGTGGAAGGCTTATTGAATACTACATGGCGCAATTTCTTCCCACAGGAGTATGGGGGTAACATCATGGTTGAACCATGCGAGCCTCAAAAGCAAGGAGTTGTACCATGCGATGGCAATCAGTCCACATTCAAGAGTTTGGTCACCGCTTGGCTCGCCTTCACGACCACTATCATGCCCGAGACACTGGACCAGATCTTGCCCAAATTACAGGGGTCTGCAGAGGGAGCAGCAAAACAGTGTTCCGGACCCTCCCCAGACAAGATATGTGGACAGCGATGGTTTCTTGATAAATACGATGGGGTCACCGGCCTCCGTGAGCATATGTGTGCGTTGAGCGTTTTCACTGCGAATATGGTTCCATTCAAGACCGGAAACCGTGATCAAGGTCCATTGACGGCGGACACTGGAGGAACTAGCAAAGGTGATCCGAGTGCAGGAACGGGGAGTCGCAAACCGGAGAAGGACAAGCCACGAGAGATAACGACAGGAGACCGTGTCGGCGCCAGCATTGCGacggtggttgttgtgggtATATGGCTTGGAATAGCGGCCTTTATGGTGACTGGGGGTTGAATTGGACACACCAACGGCGCACTACGCCGTGATCCCTGATCATTAACTCCAAACGCAGAGCAACGGAAGAAAACCGAGATTGAGATGACGGTTCTGCTCATGGTCACTCCAGACCGTATGAGTAAGAGACTGAATGATAACCATCCTGGCCGCGACTATTATGTCTTTCTCAGAGCGATGGGAGTCGCAAGTGACAAGAGGTACGACCTCCATGCGACACTATAATCTCATATCATGATAACATTTCCTGTGAGAGATTTGTATTATACAAGCATAGTCAAATGATCATGTCAATTCTCTTTATTTGTGCCTACCTCCTCAGTTGCCCATTGTATAGCTTCGGTCCAGCCATCGATCCCTGCGAGCTCCTTTGCCAAATCATTCACAATTCCTCTCCCTGATAAAGTTGCCCACCATACCTCCTTCAAGCGACTAAGCAAGACACCCCAGTACATGTATACCAATAAGGCCATGGGCACTTCTTGCTGTACGAGATCCGCGAAATCCTCCCCAACAACCACGATCCACGGAATCGCCATCGTTTCGTCTTTCGCAAAGCAGTTTCTTAAGAGTGTAATAGAATGGAACAGAATGTTCCTTATAGCCGGATCCCCGTGGAAACAGAGTTTTCGCAGTCTATGAAAGACCTCGTTATCTTGCTGGGACGACTCCCAGTCATCGTCAGAATGGGTTATAATTGCAAATCGAAAAGGACCGTTCGCCATCCACGGCCGGGCCTTATCAATCA
This window of the Aspergillus oryzae RIB40 DNA, chromosome 8 genome carries:
- a CDS encoding Zn(II)2Cys6 transcription factor domain-containing protein (predicted protein); its protein translation is MPPRRSHKKSRTGCIQCKKRRVKCDERGPPCSNCTTRGIECAYSSTPAGALMPNTVSASPSSPQVSISPNAIPSQSPPVTTHYDLRSLELMHKFSTETYYSLSSDALDHRVWQTTMPRKALEFDFLLDGILSIASLHTAATKPPLEARSYIDTALEYQNRALTPFRHALNNISPANCDAIYAYSLITIASRIAMPHLAIGDNEGPNMIENILHVFELLQGTTEISKMTRAWSSQMKQKKPSAV
- a CDS encoding uncharacterized protein (predicted protein), which encodes MDSLLALTSLHIASGTASSNDNDVNNHHGSLNLALVSEYIDDALHYQNSAVPAFSSALENISPLNCDALFACSVIMMACAFAAPLIGSSRGNTRESLTSPFHFVKGIHSVIDKARPWMANGPFRFAIITHSDDDWESSQQDNEVFHRLRKLCFHGDPAIRNILFHSITLLRNCFAKDETMAIPWIVVVGEDFADLVQQEVPMALLVYMYWGVLLSRLKEVWWATLSGRGIVNDLAKELAGIDGWTEAIQWATEEVGTNKEN
- a CDS encoding A4/G1 family peptidase (predicted protein); translated protein: MKPTHAYLTAALISGALAAPGSTLAQRMRHRSLDHLTLPLQGEGSATDSEARVAGAAVQYSNNWAGVVREQAPPEGPYTAVSATFTVPSATAVANQNGVQAGSVWVGIDGDTYAGAILQAGVDFYSDPTQQNHAWFEWYPAYATNFPNIEVNAGDTIVSTVRSNSPSEGIAIIENKSTGQTVSQTVTAPEPTATLAGQNAEWIVEDFQSGDTMVVLANFGEVEFSGAQAEAGNAKFGLKGGEVIELKQNNKVLTQTEVTGDQDMTVKFIGA
- a CDS encoding hemerythrin domain-containing protein (predicted protein) encodes the protein MSLGPIETNHGISPELLPHGHPLVLKWTMECQMKLACADKLPTPDLLQTSAMDFLTASDVLGLIILRRIAWWSPNLSNGQNEAAAAPNESGSEEQKLPPLSLKDFGVYNRMAAQMDGFHNHFRLSWKDLQNACETNGKRSSGLKPKQLILTGLRFCSQLDFHHSIEEEHIFPVLARKMPEFRQKKTLLAQHKKIHRGLDELEQYLEKCRSGEEDLELTEMKRLMDAFGEVLWTHLDEEVRTLGAENMRKYWTLEEMRTLPM
- a CDS encoding glycoside hydrolase family 76 protein (predicted protein); its protein translation is MWSYFWHIAFTALLTLGRLTAGIQLDINDPNSIKDAAATAAYGMMTYYHGNESGQIPGKLPGTWWTGGEVFMALVQYWYWTGDTSYNDVTKQALIWQKGHNDYLPDNYTQDLGNDDQVFWGLAAMTAAELNFPEDEEVSWLALAQGVFNTQAEKWDPDTCHGGLRWQRNSWNGGYDLKNSVSNGGFFQLAARLARYTKNETYTEWAEKAFTWATSVPLIIEKGWTINDLVTVESNCQAPNQMQWSYNYGIYFNGAAYMYNLTNGDTKWKNVVEGLLNTTWRNFFPQEYGGNIMVEPCEPQKQGVVPCDGNQSTFKSLVTAWLAFTTTIMPETLDQILPKLQGSAEGAAKQCSGPSPDKICGQRWFLDKYDGVTGLREHMCALSVFTANMVPFKTGNRDQGPLTADTGGTSKGDPSAGTGSRKPEKDKPREITTGDRVGASIATVVVVGIWLGIAAFMVTGG
- a CDS encoding SDR family oxidoreductase (short-chain alcohol dehydrogenase of unknown specificity) encodes the protein MSLRGKNVLLTGASMGIGQAIASALVEAGANVILFSRSENKLAHLKEKLLATSDVKVTYGTVDVGDYASVEAAVSSAIEEIGDIDILINNAGLALGAPSPFPELKVSDILTMNNTNINGYMFMAHAVLNQSMLRRKAGTILNITSVTGLEVPPFPGEAVYHANKACQEAFTNALRNELSGTDIRVLALRPGCVATNFHSLRVGHDKEMYDSFFEGYEPLVAPDIAQAAVYMLQQPPNLSVKALDIVPSAQRSLNVFDRSWNERRKDQ